ATAATTCTCCGGTAAAGTTGCTTATTCTAAGCGCAACGTGTTCCCAATCGCCCACATGTTGCCCGACTGTACTAAGCTGGTAATTCATGAGCCCGATCTTCAAACAGCCCGGCCCGTTAAACGGGCAGAAAACCCACATCTGAATATCGGTGAACGTTCCACCTAAAGCGGGCTTTACATGAACGTACACTTTCGCACTCTCTAAAttacccttttttatttttttcttcatAGAATCTTTCGGCAAATCCATCCAATATTCACCATCGTTTCTCCCACCTTGCGGCAAGTTTGACCCCGACGGGTCAACCCGTTGACCTTCTGGCTCGCCTCTTTTGTACAACAAAGCTCCGTTTTCAAAGAACCATGGTACAGAAGACGGTAAGTAAATCTCATCCGGATGGAAATAAAACGTGGGCCCGTAATGTTCAATGAGAGCATGAACCTGATCAAGATTCGGCATCGAATGCAAACCCGGGTTTACGTTTTTCAAGCACGAAATGTTTAAATCTTCACCGGGACTCCAAAGACAACTACAGAAAAACGTACCGAGCGAAACGCCTGTTTCGTAAACTCCTCGATTACAAGGTCGTGTCTTCCAAACGCTGAAAAAAGATTCCGATATTTTAGATTGTATACTCAGTATAATACCGTGTGGTTCACATACATCTGTAAGATCGTCGCGAACGCATCTGATTTCATCCAAACTGGGCTTTGCGGGCTTgtttgtgacaatgaagcccAAAGGTTTGTAACCCTCGGGAGCCATAGGGAACCAGAAGTAGCCGTGCCCTTGAACGCTTTCTTGGGTCCAGTCATCTGGGCACCAAACGAGTGTGTAATCTATAGGCTTTAGAAGAGCGGGTGATTCAGACCGGGATACTTCTCGGGCCACGAGTACGAATCCACGTAACGGGTTGTGATCAGACTGGCAGTAGTGACCGAGGCAGAAGTAACCGTCTGGTATGCCTATGGGTTTGAAGAAGTTGACGCCTTTTCTTCTGTTCTTTATATCGCTTCCCCAAATAAACTCGAATTTGGTGATTTCGCAGACTTCTAATTCTCCTAGATTGATTGTTCCGGTAGCGAATCCGTGACCTGCAAATCGTACAATATATCGAGGTCAATGAAAGTCAAAGCTTACATGTTTTAATCAAGCGTTTAAGTTGCAAGCAACAAAGGTTTGCACATGTGTGTATGAAAAAGGCAATCAGAATTCAGTAATAtgattatctacaagtcaaatACAGATGTAGTAGTGAAGAAATCAAACtatcagtggcggaactagaacctCTAGCCTCTCGTTAATACAGTAGGAGGGTCGACGTATAACCTTTCTTACATATGGCATAAAATTTCAGGCTTTCCTTTCTAAAAATTTTCTCCTAAAAAGTGTGATAAATGAAAACTTTAACATCCAATGTAAATATTCATGTCGTTTAATTCTCAGATGAAGacaacttagagggttcaaatcACATTTTCCTCCAAAAAAACCGTTTTTTTACATTGAAAACTCCGATGATTTTCGACAGCTGGATAGGTGGACCCTCTCTTGGTTTCTCCATtgctaagaccacccgtagtggtaaAGATTTTGGGTGTTTTTTGCCCCAACAACGCCCCAAAACGCCAAAAACCACCCCCTGggcgtttttttcaaaaaaaattgcttttggcgtttttttttcaACGCCTTGCTTCAATTGTTTTGGCCAATCACCGGTTTCCACGCTCCATTTGTCCAATaacatttttatggtttttttttttaatttaattctaTTACACCACAATGCctacatccccactacacccattttagaaaaacgccccataatgccccattgctgactgggctgccacatggcgcaaaacgcccaagggtagGGGCATTACCGCTATCACATGGTCTAACTGTAAAACCCGCTGATAAGCTACTAGTAGGCTTAAGAAGAACCCATCTACAATGAAAAATTCACCTAATTATACAGCCTAAGTTTTATAAATCCATCATATAGCAAAtcaagaaaaacaccaaactgCTCTTAACCACACCctagttacaaaaaaaaaacaaaaaacaaaaaaaaaaaaaaaaaaaaaaaaaaaaaaaaaaaaaaacaaaccctttCCATTTATGAGGGTAGATAGAGATGAATCATCAAAGGCAACAAACAATATGATTTCAAAGGAGCTCCGCATCTGAGATTACCCAACCCATTGTAAATCTCATGACTATAATCATCCAAATCTTAACATATTTAGAGACACAAGGTGTAGTCAAGAAAGAAAACACATAGAAATAGGACCACATCATATGACTAGATCTATACAGGACAAAGGAACCTAAAGATTCAACTGTATAATATGCACACTTATGAGTCAGTAACCAACCAAATCTATCTTCTAGTTTTAACACAACTCCAAAAGTAAGCAAGCTCAAAGGGGTACCTACCCAAACTGCATACATGGTTCCTCTCAAAATcacacatatatacactaacCATAAAGAAAACCCTAAATGATGAATAATAATACCTGGAGGCCATTGGGGGATCGGAGAAGGGAGGGAGAAATATTCGAAATCGGGATTGACGATATCGGTGACTCTGTTCCAAGACAAGCATCCACACATCGACATccctttctctttctctttctcccGGCAAACAAAGAATTTGTAAGATTTGAGAAAGCTAGCTTTGGAACATATAATATGTATGTTAGATGCTTtgctttgtttgtttgtttgttgacaCATATCATGATTGGATTAAATGAcgttgattattattattattattatgatgcTGACACCGGTGATAATCCAATGCCAACAATGTCGGCATCCGATTCCGAGTTATTAACTAGTGGTAAGAACCATAACTAGTCACGGTATTTAAATTTCACCTattagggctgtaaatgaactgaacgaacacgaacgaaaaCTTGTTCGTTCGTTAAAAAcatatgtgttcacgaacacttatcgaacgagattttatgtttgtgttcgtttgttaaggaaatgaacttgtttgtgttcgtttgtgtttttttgttaattttatttaacgaacaaaaacaaacattgacgaacacaaatgagcacaaaatAATATCCATGAACACAAatagaaacaaacgaacacaaataatcatccatgagtaaaatatataatacactgacacttattagatatttaatttgtcggaattttgaagtatttaaataaatataaaaactaaaaacattaatgaactatcgaacacaaataaacacgttaccgaacgttcacaaacataaacgaacgaacatgacccttgttcatgtttgtttacttaactaaacgaacgaaatttcttgttcgtgtttgtttgtttaataaacgaacgaacacaaacaaactttccgccgaacggttcacgaactgttcaccgaacgtttggttcgtttgcagccctaccaCCTATAGTGGGTCTGGGTGAGTTtttccctccagatctcaagttcgagtctgggtgataggggtttctcattgaggggtttaaattggtatcTATTGTGCGAGGGGCTCTCTAGTGCGGACCcagttaagacaacgtatgctagacaTCCTAACATTcacgaataattcacacctttcaaaaaaacTAGTGGTAAGTTCGTTTCGAATTCGTATATTATTCACAAgaaaaaatcaaatcaaatcaaattaaattaaattaaattaaatctaGATAGGTTAAATGCGTATATTATTTTAAGTGAAAGAATGAAATCGAAACTTAGTTAAAACAAAATGTAAAATACGATTAGTGTTCACACTCCATCAAACTCTAAATGACTTGATGCTTTAACTTTAATAAATTAGTAGTTCTGAAAGAAACACAAAGAATCTAAATCTAATAAAAAACTCCAATTAATGCCATATGGTATTTTCTTAGTTAAAGTTTCAACTAATGCCATATGGCATTTTCTTATACAAatcattaataatattatttaataaataaattctaattaatgattattattaataatattatgctATTAATATTTATCttaattaaaattcaagattgataattagaaaaagagtaaactgtcaaaataGTCCCTCAGGTTtcatcacttttgccactttaatccaaacctcaaatcttttgaatctgtgtccttgtggtttcaattttgttaccatttttcatccaaatcaaaatttggtcagatttttcagttaacatacGAATAATTATGCTTAAGTTTTTTCATATGATCTATAATTTTCATATTCCACATATTAGTTGTAGTTTCCGATTTATTCTTGTGGTTCACAATAATTTATGCTTAAGGTGAATACTATAAACTACTCAATTCAATCACATATTTGTAATAAGATTTTTGTTTGTCTTTTAATGGAAAGTGTTTGAATCTTATCTATCATTCTTTTCAGGTTGTAACGGGTTCATGTCAAAACGAGTGATTTTTTACGGGTCAAAAGGATATGAGTCATGTTAGGCCAACGTTTCAACAACTTTTGTGCattctatttttttatatatatagacATTTTGTAATGTTTATTGTATTGTTAATGACTAACCAAAACATATTATCAAAAGTATGACATAGGATTTCTTTTTAGTAAAACGATAGCGTTCAAATACTTTTGACACATTTGATCATTTcaactttttgttttttttttttaaatgaaacatGTTACTCAGTTGAATCTTTCTTATAAAATACGACTCTAATTGACCGTTTCCACTATCATATATAAAATGTAATTTCAGTTCTATGATGTATTTAGagatttatatacatatatacacacagcCCGTGTAATACGCGGGTCTATAACCTAGTAAACACTAAACAAAGACAATAACGATGACGATGATTATacataaaagagtaaattacaaaattgGTCCTTTATGTTGACCCCAGATTGCAAAGTGTGTCATTTgtcttcaaaaagtacaaaaaacgtactcgatgtttgcataCCCTTGCACATTATGTTCTTTAGCCCTAACTCTGTTATTTTTCATGGTTAAATCAGATCAATGTACCTCACATGaaggtattttagtcattttatcctAAGcactaaaataaataataaaaaaataataaa
The Helianthus annuus cultivar XRQ/B chromosome 6, HanXRQr2.0-SUNRISE, whole genome shotgun sequence genome window above contains:
- the LOC110864985 gene encoding uncharacterized protein LOC110864985, whose translation is MCQQTNKQSKASNIHIICSKASFLKSYKFFVCREKEKEKGMSMCGCLSWNRVTDIVNPDFEYFSLPSPIPQWPPGHGFATGTINLGELEVCEITKFEFIWGSDIKNRRKGVNFFKPIGIPDGYFCLGHYCQSDHNPLRGFVLVAREVSRSESPALLKPIDYTLVWCPDDWTQESVQGHGYFWFPMAPEGYKPLGFIVTNKPAKPSLDEIRCVRDDLTDVCEPHGIILSIQSKISESFFSVWKTRPCNRGVYETGVSLGTFFCSCLWSPGEDLNISCLKNVNPGLHSMPNLDQVHALIEHYGPTFYFHPDEIYLPSSVPWFFENGALLYKRGEPEGQRVDPSGSNLPQGGRNDGEYWMDLPKDSMKKKIKKGNLESAKVYVHVKPALGGTFTDIQMWVFCPFNGPGCLKIGLMNYQLSTVGQHVGDWEHVALRISNFTGELWSVYLSQHSAGVWVDPTDLEFIEGNKPIIYASRNGHANYPHAGDLLQGSANLRIGIRNTAAFSKYSLDSSKNYEIIAAEYLGDGVINEPCWLQYMRKWGPTTVHDSRAEMNRTLNRLPETLRYTAQIVFNKLPNELYGEDGPTGPKEKSSWFGDEKC